The DNA window TTCGAGATTTTGGGGTTACTGCGCGATCACGACGGTATGACGGTCTCGGAGATAGCGAACGCGGTCGGCCTCACACCCGGCACGGTCCACACGCATCTCACGACGATGCAGGCTCACGGCGTCGTTCAGAAGACTGACGGGAAGTACCAGCTCGGGACGTACATGATTCCGTTTGGGGAAAACGTTCGGAGTAATTCTCGACTGTTCAGGGCTGGAAAAACCGAAGTCGACGACCTCGCGGCGGAAACTGGCGAATCAGTACACCTCGTCGTCGAAACCCTCGGCCGTGAAGTCCTCCTCTACGAGGAATTCGGCCAGAACGCCGTGGGAGAGGGCTTATACCTCCGAAACAAGGGATCTCCGGGACGGAATCTTCACTGCTCGGCAGCTGGGAAGGCGATACTGGCCCATATGGACGAAAAAAAGCGGGAGACGATTCTCGACGGGTACGACTTCACGCCACAAACGCCGAATACGATCACTGACGAAGACGCCCTCCGTGACGAATTGCAACAGATCCGTGAAGAGAACATCGCTCGAAACGACGAAGAACAAATCGAAGGAGTTCGGGCAGTGGGATGTCCGATTCGTCACAGCGACGAGGTTCTCGGAGCGATCAGCCTCTCCGCACCAACGAGACGGTTCGAGGGAGAGCGCTTCGCCCAGACGATCCCGGAGGTCGTGGCGAAGACTGCTAATATTATCGAGGTTGAATTTCAGACCCAATAAAATATCACGGCCTCAGGAAACCGTTTGCAGTGCACAGAACGTTTATTTGATGGTGTCAAAGATTTCGAGGTCAGGACTAGCTTTCGGTGCACGGGT is part of the Halosolutus amylolyticus genome and encodes:
- a CDS encoding IclR family transcriptional regulator; translated protein: MGKNRNPRRIQAVDHAFEILGLLRDHDGMTVSEIANAVGLTPGTVHTHLTTMQAHGVVQKTDGKYQLGTYMIPFGENVRSNSRLFRAGKTEVDDLAAETGESVHLVVETLGREVLLYEEFGQNAVGEGLYLRNKGSPGRNLHCSAAGKAILAHMDEKKRETILDGYDFTPQTPNTITDEDALRDELQQIREENIARNDEEQIEGVRAVGCPIRHSDEVLGAISLSAPTRRFEGERFAQTIPEVVAKTANIIEVEFQTQ